The bacterium nucleotide sequence GAGCCGCACGGGCGATCTCATGCAGCGCAGTGGCCAGGCCCCCTTCGGTGACATCATGCAGGCTGTTCACTGTCGCGGCTTTGACCGCTGCCTTGGCCGCGGGCCCGACGCTCAGTCCAGGCTGCTTGAGCAGCTCTCTGCATCGTTTGACAAAATCATCGGAAAACGCCCGGGCGATCTCGCGCTCTCTGGTGCGCCCCATGATTGCCGTGGCTTCGATGGGAATCGGGTTGGCCAGCAGAATGCTGTCGCCCCGGCGGATCATCGCCTTGTGCAGCAACCGCGCCTTCTCCACCTCGCCAAGCATCTGGCCGATGACGATGGGCCGGTCCAGTCCCATGGTCACTTCGGTGTGTCCGCCACAATAGATGATCTTTTCCTGCTTGCAGGTTCGACTGATCTGCTGAAAGATTTCGTTCGCCAAAGAACGGGTGCTGGTCTTTTCAGGAAGAAGCACTGTGGCGAGGAACCAACGGGGACGGCCGCCCATGCAATAAATATCATTGGCATTCACATGCACGGCATAATAGCCGATCTGATCGGTGACAAACGTCACCGGATCAGTTTTGGCAAGAAGAAAACGGTCGCCGATGTCGATGACCGTTGCGTCCTCCCCCACTCCGGAGCCGATCACCGTCGTTTCATCGGCGCCCGTGTATTGAGAGATCAGCTCATGGAGGAAATCAGGAGGCAGTTTGCCGGGAAACAGTTTGTTGAAATAAATTTTCATAGATGCCGAAAACGAAGGGTTCCGGCGTTAATAACCAAAAGTATAGGACTGGCGAAAGATCTGTTCCGGCACGGTCGGATCGCCGTAGCCAAAGTCGTTCCATTGACGGATGCGCTGAAGAATGCACTCCTGCATCTCCTGATCGGGGATCGTGGTTTCGGTGACCTCCGCCCAGAGCACGCGGCCGTCCGGATCGATGGCGAAACGAACGGACAGTTTGCCTTTGACCTGAGGTTGCGTGCGCAGCAGCCGTTTATAGCAATCGATGATGGCCAAACGGTGGCCGTTGACCACGGCCTGAACATCGTGGGCAGTGCGAATGAGTCTGGCTTTCTCTTGCGCGGTTTTCGGGGCTGCGGGCTTTTGTTGGATATTGTCGCTGATGCGCTGGAATTGCGCGTTGCGATCGATGTCTTTGAATTTCACTTCAGCAGCCGGTTGCAGAGAGCCGAGCAGATCGTCCACCGACAGAGCGCGGCTCTGACGCCGTCCGCCGAGCACGCTTCTCTCACCGGCCCCGCCGGCTCCTCCGTCGCCAGCGCGACGGCCGGCGAAATGCCCCACTTTGGCACCATCCAGACCGGCCAGCACTTGTTCCAGCCGTTGCGACTCGGCGCTGGCTGCACCTTCCAGACCCGCCAGGTAATCCCCGGACACATATCCCGAGCCGGCGGTGAGCACACCGAGAAGGCCGACGCCGCTCACCTCCCCCTCCATGGCGCTCATCGTAGTCCCGCCATAATAGCCACCGCCTCTCCCTCCGCGGCCGGCAGTACCCAAGGCCGACGAACCTGCTCGACCATAAGAAGCAGAGCCGCCGCCGTGTCGCGCTGTACCGCCGGATGCGACGGCCGCTTCGCCACCCTCAGCGGGTTGCTCGCGGCGATCCAGGGCCGGAACCATGGCCAACCTGCTTGATTCCATGGTCACCGGAGTCTCCCGGCTGAGAATGCGGGAGGCATAATGTTTCTGGAATTTAAGCGAAGGCGCGGGCATCTCAGGAGGCAGATGACGTAAGAGATAGAGCACAGTGACCACCATAACGATCGCGGTCACAAGGATACTAACCAGCAGATCCTGGTCCAGACATTGAGAAAAACGTCGCCTGAACTCTCGAGGGAATCTATCTTGGATTGCCAGCTCCATACTTTTGCCTTATTAGGGTTGCCTGACAGGTAATGCCTAGCACAACAATGTAAATTTCAACACGTTAAAAGTCAAGCGATAATTTACTTCATTCCCGCCGCGCCGGCTTCGCTGATCAGCGATAGGGGTTGAACGTCGATTGACGCTGCAGAAAGAACAAATGAAGCGCATTCAATCCGCTGCGATGTTGCTGATCAGAACCAGGTCCAATCCAGAAAGCATAATCCGGCGCTCCTGCGTGCCAAAAACCAGTGTATAAGTTCTGCGCTCCTGCTCCAGGTTCCAGATTAAGACCGTGCGCGCGCTGGGGTACCAGGCGCAGACCGCAGGCAGATCCTCACGGATATAGGGAACATCCTGACGCTGATCAAGACAACGGTGTTTAAAAGCGAACAACGCCTGTAGATGATCGGCAAGAACCGGCCCGGGAAAAGCAGCCAGGCCTGCCTGTTCACGGGCGACAAAAACCGTCCCGGCGGAACGCAATTCTCCGTCGGCAACCGCGGCCGCATCATCATCAGCGAGAAAGGTCCAGCCGTCCTTTGCCGGAGCGTCGCAGACCTCAAAGGGCGTCCCTGTGGCGAGAAAGAGCGAGTTGGGATTGTCGTCGCCGATGAGACGGCTGTGTTCGCCCCAGTAATGCTTGAACGGGCCGCGCGCAACATGACCAGCCAATTTCTCGTGAATCGCCGCGTGTTTTTTCATAGCCGGCGCCAACAGCGCCCAATGTTCGGCCGGAAAGGGCGTGATGCCGGACATGAACATCGTGTTGCGTACATCGGACAACGTGGAGATCGCCAGTTTCGCAACCATGTTGGCGGCGGACAACCGGTCTGCCGGAAACGCCGTGGTCTCACTGTACGCCAGCTCCGGCTTTACATAGCGGCGATGAAACAGGCTGCTGAACAGCTCTTTGGTTTTGTTTTTCAGCTCATTGAAATGACGGTCATCGAACATCAATTCACCGACACGCAGCATGCACCCCTGGTAATCGCTCAATCGAATGCCGGCTTTCTCA carries:
- a CDS encoding hydrogenase expression protein, giving the protein MKIYFNKLFPGKLPPDFLHELISQYTGADETTVIGSGVGEDATVIDIGDRFLLAKTDPVTFVTDQIGYYAVHVNANDIYCMGGRPRWFLATVLLPEKTSTRSLANEIFQQISRTCKQEKIIYCGGHTEVTMGLDRPIVIGQMLGEVEKARLLHKAMIRRGDSILLANPIPIEATAIMGRTREREIARAFSDDFVKRCRELLKQPGLSVGPAAKAAVKAATVNSLHDVTEGGLATALHEIARAAHLGLEVRYETIPLLPEGKLLCDHFGLDPLGCIGSGSLLIICPKDSVNNILSALEKIGVLAAEIGCMLDEEHGVGILQNDGPTQKLPLFTRDEIIKIFPS
- a CDS encoding AgmX/PglI C-terminal domain-containing protein, producing the protein MTAIVMVVTVLYLLRHLPPEMPAPSLKFQKHYASRILSRETPVTMESSRLAMVPALDRREQPAEGGEAAVASGGTARHGGGSASYGRAGSSALGTAGRGGRGGGYYGGTTMSAMEGEVSGVGLLGVLTAGSGYVSGDYLAGLEGAASAESQRLEQVLAGLDGAKVGHFAGRRAGDGGAGGAGERSVLGGRRQSRALSVDDLLGSLQPAAEVKFKDIDRNAQFQRISDNIQQKPAAPKTAQEKARLIRTAHDVQAVVNGHRLAIIDCYKRLLRTQPQVKGKLSVRFAIDPDGRVLWAEVTETTIPDQEMQECILQRIRQWNDFGYGDPTVPEQIFRQSYTFGY